One window of Pyxicephalus adspersus chromosome 4, UCB_Pads_2.0, whole genome shotgun sequence genomic DNA carries:
- the LOC140330011 gene encoding G-protein coupled receptor 55-like, which produces MSNDSCLSVHTSSILRPIQLATYIPTFILGFTLNSFALWIFCCSMKKFTEASIYLMNLAILDFLLVLSLPTKIHFSQDEVKVSSHMCGFLQSLYFTNMYGSIYTITFISLDRYIAILHPFWARALRSPRKAIITCVIIWVFVWSISLCTFFNKDNSENVRCFHNLSDNIWSPQIIISLEMFGFVIPMIIMFYCSIQIIRTLMVSLSSSVESKESKHVIIRIIICNLVVFLICFSFTHIGILLQFLVRRQNILDCTVRKHISIFVQVALCISNINCCLDALCYYFAIKEFRAKLKYKPIVTQVENVNNTLV; this is translated from the coding sequence ATGAGTAATGACAGCTGCCTCTCTGTGCATACTTCATCTATACTGCGCCCCATTCAGTTGGCGACATATATTCCCACATTCATCCTTGGCTTCACGCTGAATTCATTCGCTTTGTGGATCTTCTGTTGTTCTATGAAAAAATTCACAGAAGCTTCGATATACTTAATGAATCTGGCAATCCTGGACTTTTTACTTGTTCTGTCTTTACCCACCAAAATCCACTTCTCCCAAGATGAAGTCAAGGTGAGCAGTCATATGTGTGGCTTCCTACAGTCCCTTTATTTTACGAATATGTATGGCAGCATCTACACAATTACATTTATCAGCCTGGACAGATACATAGCCATTCTGCATCCTTTCTGGGCTAGGGCCCTACGCTCACCCAGAAAGGCTATAATAACATGTGTCATTATATGGGTCTTCGTCTGGAGCATTTCTTTATGCACATTTTTCAACAAAGACAATTCGGAAAATGTTAGATGTTTTCATAACCTGTCTGACAACATTTGGAGTCCACAGATAATCATATCATTGGAAATGTTTGGATTTGTAATCCCAATGATCATCATGTTCTATTGTTCTATTCAGATCATCAGGACACTTATGGTTTCTTTATCTTCCTCAGTAGAGTCAAAGGAATCCAAACATGTTATTATACGCATTATCATTTGTAATCTGGTGGTGTTTctgatttgttttagttttactcATATTGGCATTTTATTGCAGTTTCTGGTCAGAAGACAGAATATTTTAGACTGCACAGTGAGAAAACATATCAGTATATTTGTACAGGTGGCACTTTGTATATCTAACATTAACTGCTGCCTTGATGCcctttgctattattttgcaataaaagaatTCCGGGCCAAGCTTAAGTACAAGCCAATTGTAACACAAGTGGAAAATGTTAATAATACTCTTGTCTAA